The following proteins are co-located in the Manihot esculenta cultivar AM560-2 chromosome 9, M.esculenta_v8, whole genome shotgun sequence genome:
- the LOC110623495 gene encoding E3 ubiquitin-protein ligase PUB24 has translation MEDIDVPQYFICPISLQIMKDPVTAITGITYDRESIEHWLFTIKNTICPVTKQPLSEDSDLTPNHTLRRLIQAWCVDNASCGVDRIPTPKSCLNKFHVLKLIKNLSHPQLQSKTIRELELLAAATERNRKHMAEAGVAKALLLFIITCFEQRRIKDGLQESLSILWLIRIPSRESKAFLIENYLIIESLTWVLGCNIDNHVTLKSHAVSVLKMLLEEATFSVLERLKPEFFDRVVGVIREKITQEGINAALKILLCACPWGRNRVMMVESGAVFELIELEWRSPEKKTTEMIFEILFHLCSCADGRAKFLRHKGGIAVVAKRILNVSPTADDRAIMILGLICKFSGTSMVIQEMSSVKAVSKLCMLLQADCSVYLKEKAREILRSHSDEWKNSPCVDNASLF, from the coding sequence atGGAAGACATTGATGTTCCTCAGTATTTTATCTGCCCAATATCTCTTCAAATCATGAAAGATCCTGTAACAGCCATCACAGGAATCACATACGATCGAGAGAGCATCGAACATTGGCTATTCACCATCAAGAACACAATCTGTCCTGTAACTAAACAACCCTTGTCTGAAGATTCTGATTTAACCCCTAATCACACTTTGCGCAGATTAATCCAAGCTTGGTGTGTTGATAATGCTTCCTGCGGTGTTGACAGGATTCCTACTCCCAAATCTTGTCTTAACAAATTCCATGTCcttaaacttataaaaaatcTTTCACATCCTCAGCTCCAAAGCAAAACGATTAGAGAATTGGAACTGCTTGCTGCGGCGACCGAAAGGAATCGGAAGCACATGGCGGAAGCTGGAGTGGCTAAGGCCTTGTTGCTGTTTATAATAACATGTTTCGAGCAACGTCGGATAAAAGATGGTCTGCAAGAATCGCTTAGTATTCTTTGGTTGATTCGAATTCCTTCGAGGGAATCGAAAGCTTTTCTCATCGAAAACTATCTGATCATTGAATCTTTGACATGGGTTTTAGGGTGCAATATCGATAATCATGTTACGCTTAAATCTCATGCAGTTTCCGTACTGAAGATGCTGCTTGAAGAAGCGACTTTCAGTGTACTAGAAAGGCTAAAACCTGAATTTTTCGACAGGGTTGTCGGTGTTATACGAGAGAAAATCACTCAAGAAGGAATCAATGCTGCTTTAAAGATATTGTTATGTGCTTGTCCATGGGGAAGAAATCGTGTTATGATGGTGGAATCTGGTGCAGTTTTCGAGCTTATCGAGCTTGAATGGCGATCACCGGAGAAGAAAACCACAGAGATGATATTTGAGATACTATTTCATCTATGTTCTTGTGCTGATGGAAGAGCAAAGTTCTTGAGACACAAAGGTGGAATTGCTGTGGTTGCAAAGAGAATCTTGAACGTATCACCAACAGCAGATGATCGAGCCATTATGATCCTTGGATTAATATGCAAGTTCTCAGGAACAAGCATGGTGATCCAAGAAATGTCGAGCGTTAAAGCTGTGTCAAAGCTTTGTATGCTGCTTCAAGCTGATTGTTCAGtttatttgaaagaaaaagcaaGAGAAATCCTTCGATCACATTCCGATGAGTGGAAGAACTCTCCTTGCGTTGATAATGCTTCTCTCTTCTAA